One window of Dyadobacter sandarakinus genomic DNA carries:
- a CDS encoding glycoside hydrolase family 5 protein, whose translation MDRRIFIKNTSIAAAAGMTLPGGFALSERQVAKNKLPKWKGFNLLDFFGPEPDKQRKPTTEEQLKWMSDWGFDFVRVPIAYPYYLKFDRSRNITPEEVYSIDEKQVAKIDSLVTLAHKYNMHVSLNLHRAPGYCINAGFHEPYNLWTDEKAQEAFYFHWNMWARRYKGISSKKISFDLLNEPSMREDMNDQHSKRSAVPGDVYRKVAIGAQQAIRKENPNHLVIADGNNGGSNVIPELADLDIAQSCRGYHPGIISHYKAPWAMKEPDKAPEPKWPGQVGDQYLSREMLEKFYQPWIELVGKGVGVHCGECGAWNKTPHDVFLAWFGDVLDILTSHGIGFALWEFSGDFGLLNSRREDVAYEDWHGQKLDRKLLTLLMKY comes from the coding sequence ATGGACCGCAGGATTTTTATCAAAAATACAAGTATCGCAGCTGCCGCCGGCATGACCTTGCCCGGCGGCTTTGCTTTGTCCGAAAGACAGGTTGCCAAAAACAAGCTCCCCAAATGGAAAGGCTTTAACCTGCTGGACTTCTTCGGGCCGGAGCCGGACAAGCAGCGCAAGCCTACAACCGAAGAACAGCTTAAATGGATGAGCGACTGGGGTTTTGACTTTGTGCGCGTGCCGATTGCCTATCCGTACTATCTGAAATTTGACCGCAGCAGGAATATCACACCCGAGGAGGTATACAGCATAGACGAGAAGCAGGTCGCTAAAATTGACAGTTTGGTGACCCTGGCGCATAAGTATAATATGCACGTGAGCCTCAACCTGCACCGCGCTCCTGGATACTGCATCAATGCAGGTTTCCACGAACCCTATAATCTCTGGACGGATGAGAAGGCACAGGAGGCGTTTTACTTCCACTGGAATATGTGGGCCAGGCGGTACAAAGGTATTTCTTCAAAAAAGATCAGCTTCGACCTGCTCAATGAGCCAAGTATGCGCGAAGATATGAACGATCAGCATTCAAAAAGATCGGCAGTGCCGGGCGACGTATACCGGAAAGTAGCGATCGGGGCACAGCAGGCAATCAGGAAAGAAAACCCCAACCACCTGGTTATAGCCGACGGTAACAACGGCGGATCCAATGTGATCCCCGAGCTTGCCGACCTGGACATTGCGCAAAGCTGCCGGGGCTACCATCCCGGTATCATTTCGCATTACAAGGCGCCCTGGGCCATGAAGGAGCCCGACAAGGCGCCGGAGCCCAAATGGCCCGGACAAGTAGGCGATCAGTACCTGAGCCGTGAGATGCTGGAAAAATTTTACCAGCCCTGGATTGAGCTTGTTGGTAAAGGTGTAGGTGTGCATTGCGGCGAGTGCGGTGCCTGGAACAAGACGCCGCATGATGTTTTTCTGGCCTGGTTTGGTGACGTACTTGATATCCTTACGTCGCACGGCATTGGCTTCGCGCTCTGGGAATTTTCAGGTGATTTCGGACTGCTGAATTCGAGGCGCGAAGATGTTGCCTACGAAGACTGGCATGGACAGAAGCTGGACCGCAAGCTGCTAACCCTGCTGATGAAGTACTGA
- a CDS encoding sugar phosphate isomerase/epimerase family protein, with product MEQPDNSRRKFIGTSALAAAGFIMARSPIFGAPAYVRKLGKPNSLFNGVQVGAITYSWRSLPQDAESVLKYCIDCNISAIEMMGNTPEQFAGAPEAPPRPAMAPGPDGKRPEMTEEQKAAIKEYGAKMAEWRAKVPMDKFTQLRKMYNDAGVTIYAYKPNALGANNTDAEVDYALRAARALGANQATVELPNDPAQTKRLGDIAAKNKTYIAYHGHTQQTPTWWDTALSQSKFNAMNLDMGHYVAAGFDPVELINVKHYHILSMHIKDRKSKEHGGANVVWGSGDTPIIPVLELMRTKKYKFPATIELEYEIPAGSDAVKETAKCVEYAKKALNA from the coding sequence ATGGAACAGCCGGATAATTCAAGACGTAAATTCATCGGGACATCGGCGCTGGCAGCTGCGGGCTTTATCATGGCACGGAGCCCTATTTTTGGCGCACCTGCGTACGTCAGAAAGCTTGGCAAGCCCAACTCATTGTTTAATGGTGTACAGGTTGGTGCGATTACCTACTCCTGGCGCAGCCTGCCGCAGGATGCCGAAAGTGTCCTGAAATACTGCATTGACTGCAACATCAGCGCGATCGAAATGATGGGCAACACGCCCGAGCAATTTGCAGGTGCACCGGAAGCACCTCCGAGACCAGCCATGGCACCCGGACCCGACGGCAAGCGCCCTGAAATGACCGAGGAACAGAAAGCAGCGATCAAGGAATACGGAGCCAAAATGGCCGAGTGGCGCGCGAAAGTGCCTATGGATAAGTTTACGCAGCTGCGTAAAATGTACAATGATGCCGGGGTGACCATATATGCCTACAAACCCAATGCACTGGGCGCCAATAATACAGATGCTGAGGTGGACTACGCATTGCGTGCAGCCAGGGCGCTGGGCGCCAACCAGGCCACGGTAGAGCTGCCCAATGATCCGGCCCAAACCAAGCGGCTGGGTGATATTGCGGCTAAAAACAAGACGTACATTGCTTACCACGGACATACCCAGCAAACACCAACCTGGTGGGATACAGCCCTGAGCCAATCCAAATTTAATGCAATGAACCTGGATATGGGCCACTACGTAGCCGCAGGGTTTGATCCGGTAGAACTGATCAACGTCAAGCACTACCATATCCTGAGTATGCACATCAAAGACCGCAAGTCCAAGGAGCATGGCGGCGCAAACGTGGTTTGGGGCTCCGGCGACACGCCGATTATTCCTGTGCTGGAACTGATGCGCACGAAGAAGTACAAGTTTCCAGCTACCATTGAGCTCGAATATGAAATTCCGGCCGGCTCGGACGCTGTCAAGGAAACCGCCAAATGTGTGGAGTACGCGAAAAAGGCTCTGAATGCATAA
- a CDS encoding 3-keto-disaccharide hydrolase, which translates to MGVFSYLLSAAAGLATLASGCMINPAADFVPLFNGKNFSGWEGDTVKTWRIEEGALTGGSLTETVPHNEFIATRKTYANFILKARFKLTGTDGFINTGVQFHSRRLTDPVYEMTGYQADLGDKYWASLYDESRRNKTLISPDSALISRILKKNDWNDYEIQSENGRIRIRLNGTQTVDYKEPDKNIPQKGLIALQIHGGGKAQVAFKDIMIKEL; encoded by the coding sequence ATGGGTGTTTTTTCATATTTGTTATCCGCAGCAGCCGGTTTGGCCACACTTGCATCCGGTTGTATGATCAATCCTGCTGCTGATTTCGTGCCGCTGTTTAATGGAAAAAATTTCAGTGGATGGGAGGGGGATACGGTAAAAACATGGCGCATTGAAGAGGGGGCACTTACAGGCGGCTCGCTCACAGAGACTGTCCCGCACAACGAATTTATCGCCACCCGGAAAACCTACGCCAACTTCATCCTGAAAGCCAGGTTTAAACTGACGGGAACAGACGGTTTTATCAATACCGGTGTGCAGTTTCACAGCCGCCGCCTTACAGATCCTGTTTATGAGATGACGGGTTACCAGGCCGACCTGGGTGATAAATACTGGGCGAGTCTTTATGATGAGTCAAGAAGAAATAAAACCCTTATTTCGCCCGATTCCGCACTGATCAGCAGGATTCTTAAGAAAAATGACTGGAACGATTACGAAATACAAAGTGAAAACGGGCGTATCCGCATCCGCCTGAACGGAACCCAGACCGTAGATTACAAAGAGCCTGACAAAAATATTCCTCAAAAAGGCTTGATAGCCCTGCAGATACATGGCGGTGGTAAGGCGCAGGTGGCCTTTAAAGACATCATGATCAAGGAACTGTAA
- a CDS encoding PAS domain-containing sensor histidine kinase, translated as MDNSRSLYVEHDPEIMHAIERFELVAKATHDVIWDWDLVKGTVWWNRGMEHNFGYKAEDIGRDLDSWTNRLHPDDRERVLTRIYEVIDHGGTNWADFYRFRKSDGSYAHVHDRGYTIQEDNKPVRMVGSMMDVTGQLRSERELQESRENLQFALHAAQIGVWNLDPINRKVTFDERCMELYGYPLPEQMIYDKIVMLIHADDQERIQQAVVNAMNPVLRAAYNVRFRVIGAQTKQLRWLQCQGMAYFDANNVPYRFAGVSRDITQSVVSQEKVLWADQRAAMTIEGSGAGSFLIDLKTEEIIYSPTMARILSGREDVAITRESFIQHVYPEDVLTRMEAYKVAAETGQLKYECRFVWDDGSVHWVRVIGQNLKDASGKDISLSGIVMDITDRIESEQRLRESEEKYRQLAMELEQRVKERTEELRLANKELMNSNNNLQQFAYAASHDMQEPLRKVLSFSSRLQNAYGKQFDETGAYMLNRIQDATKRMSGMIDDLLTYSRLTHDPEFAPVDMTAMVASILADLEISIQEKKAVIRTEPLPVVWGTSSQLTHLMQNLISNAIKYHQNGKPVQVSVRAEKASRDEISSQAQLLPNHSYVRIEVADNGIGFDEAHLDRIFRMFQRLHGRSEFAGSGIGLALCKRVVQNHFGHITARSKPGEGATFMVYLPEPL; from the coding sequence ATGGATAATTCCCGCAGCCTGTACGTTGAGCATGATCCTGAAATCATGCATGCGATTGAGAGATTTGAATTGGTTGCCAAAGCCACACACGATGTCATCTGGGACTGGGACCTGGTAAAAGGGACAGTATGGTGGAATCGGGGAATGGAGCATAATTTCGGGTACAAGGCGGAGGATATTGGTCGTGACCTTGATTCATGGACCAATCGCCTGCATCCCGACGACCGGGAGCGTGTTCTCACCCGCATCTATGAAGTGATCGATCACGGCGGCACCAACTGGGCGGATTTTTATCGCTTCCGCAAATCGGATGGTTCGTATGCGCATGTGCATGACCGCGGGTATACCATACAGGAAGACAATAAGCCCGTGCGCATGGTGGGGTCCATGATGGACGTGACCGGTCAGTTACGATCTGAGCGCGAGTTGCAGGAAAGCAGGGAGAATCTGCAGTTTGCGCTGCATGCCGCACAAATCGGGGTATGGAACCTTGATCCCATCAACCGTAAGGTCACCTTCGATGAGCGCTGTATGGAGCTTTATGGATACCCGCTCCCCGAGCAGATGATTTATGATAAAATTGTCATGCTGATTCATGCGGACGACCAGGAACGCATTCAGCAGGCAGTCGTCAATGCAATGAACCCGGTCCTACGGGCTGCCTATAATGTACGTTTCAGAGTGATAGGAGCACAAACCAAGCAATTACGCTGGCTGCAATGCCAGGGTATGGCCTACTTTGATGCCAACAATGTTCCCTACCGTTTTGCGGGCGTGTCACGGGATATTACACAGAGCGTGGTAAGCCAGGAAAAGGTACTGTGGGCTGACCAGCGTGCTGCCATGACCATTGAAGGATCGGGTGCAGGTTCATTTCTGATTGATCTTAAAACAGAGGAAATTATCTATTCGCCTACCATGGCCCGCATCTTGTCAGGCCGGGAGGATGTGGCTATTACCCGGGAAAGTTTCATACAACACGTGTATCCGGAGGATGTATTAACCAGGATGGAAGCATACAAAGTGGCTGCGGAAACTGGTCAGCTGAAATATGAATGCCGGTTTGTATGGGACGACGGGTCTGTGCATTGGGTGCGTGTGATCGGGCAAAATCTGAAAGATGCTAGTGGAAAGGACATTTCGCTATCGGGCATTGTCATGGATATTACGGATCGCATCGAGTCCGAACAAAGGCTGCGTGAAAGCGAGGAAAAGTACCGCCAGCTTGCCATGGAGCTGGAACAAAGGGTAAAAGAGCGTACCGAGGAGCTGCGATTGGCTAACAAGGAGCTGATGAACTCCAATAATAATCTTCAGCAATTTGCCTATGCTGCAAGTCACGATATGCAGGAACCGTTGCGCAAAGTGCTTTCGTTCAGCTCGCGTTTGCAGAATGCGTATGGCAAACAGTTTGACGAGACCGGAGCGTATATGCTCAACCGTATCCAGGATGCTACCAAGAGAATGTCAGGAATGATCGACGATTTACTGACCTACTCCCGGCTGACCCATGATCCTGAGTTTGCCCCGGTAGACATGACCGCGATGGTTGCCAGCATACTGGCAGACCTTGAGATTTCTATTCAGGAGAAAAAGGCAGTAATCCGGACCGAACCGCTGCCGGTAGTATGGGGTACATCGTCACAACTGACGCATTTAATGCAAAACCTCATCAGCAATGCCATTAAGTATCATCAGAACGGCAAACCGGTACAAGTCAGTGTGAGGGCTGAAAAGGCAAGCCGTGATGAGATCAGCTCGCAGGCGCAGCTGCTTCCAAATCACTCATATGTCAGGATAGAAGTTGCTGACAATGGCATTGGCTTCGATGAAGCGCATCTTGACCGTATTTTCCGGATGTTCCAGCGCCTGCACGGGCGGAGTGAATTTGCGGGATCGGGTATCGGGCTGGCTCTGTGCAAGCGGGTGGTACAGAATCACTTCGGGCACATTACCGCGCGCAGCAAGCCAGGTGAAGGTGCCACATTTATGGTATACCTTCCCGAACCCCTTTAG
- a CDS encoding BlaI/MecI/CopY family transcriptional regulator has protein sequence MEPTKSELEILQVLWEHGPQTVRFVNDKLNEEKRSVQYTSTLKLMQIMAEKGILVRDESSMKHVYQPAEAEHKTKDALLGRFVDSMYKGSASSLVMQLFGNRKTSAEELKEIREFLNNLDQ, from the coding sequence ATGGAACCTACCAAGTCAGAGCTGGAAATATTGCAGGTATTATGGGAGCACGGCCCTCAAACCGTGCGGTTTGTGAATGACAAGCTTAATGAGGAGAAGCGGTCGGTGCAGTATACATCAACATTGAAGCTCATGCAGATCATGGCGGAAAAGGGGATACTGGTGCGGGACGAGAGCAGCATGAAGCACGTTTACCAGCCGGCGGAAGCAGAGCACAAGACGAAAGATGCCCTGCTCGGCCGGTTTGTCGACTCGATGTACAAAGGATCAGCTTCGAGTCTGGTAATGCAGCTTTTTGGTAACAGGAAAACCTCTGCCGAAGAGCTCAAAGAAATCAGGGAATTTCTGAACAACCTGGATCAGTAA
- a CDS encoding sugar phosphate isomerase/epimerase family protein, whose translation MNRREALTSMLAVSGAQPFLAETTSPPKAEPFIYALNMSTLRGHKLGFRKELEVAAKAGYKSVEIWVNTLQDFLKEGGKTADARKIIEDLGLKVEDAIGFATWIVDDESAREKAIEQLKMEMDQLAEIGCPRIAAPPMGATTGASLDLRKVAERYHAILELGEKTKVVPHLELWGFSKNLSRVGELLYVAVEADHPAARVLMDVYHLHKGGSGMDSVKDVGKPLIEIFHVNDYPATPPRETITDADRVYAGDGIAPLKGLLKTLKNPEKPVILSFEVFNKEYYAQDPLLIAKTGLAKMKKVAEGV comes from the coding sequence ATGAACCGAAGAGAAGCACTGACTTCCATGCTCGCAGTTTCAGGCGCACAGCCTTTTTTAGCAGAAACAACATCCCCGCCGAAAGCCGAACCCTTTATTTACGCCCTCAACATGAGCACGCTCCGGGGGCACAAGCTGGGATTCAGGAAAGAGCTTGAAGTGGCTGCCAAAGCAGGGTACAAGTCTGTCGAGATATGGGTGAATACTTTACAGGATTTTTTGAAAGAGGGAGGAAAAACTGCCGATGCCAGGAAGATTATTGAAGATCTGGGCCTGAAAGTGGAGGATGCGATCGGGTTTGCAACCTGGATTGTGGATGACGAAAGTGCGCGCGAAAAGGCGATTGAGCAGCTCAAAATGGAAATGGACCAGCTTGCGGAGATCGGTTGTCCACGCATTGCCGCACCTCCGATGGGCGCCACCACTGGTGCCTCACTCGACCTCCGCAAAGTGGCCGAACGCTACCATGCGATCCTTGAACTGGGTGAAAAGACAAAGGTTGTCCCGCATCTCGAACTCTGGGGATTCAGCAAAAATCTGAGCCGGGTAGGGGAGCTCCTGTATGTGGCGGTGGAGGCCGACCACCCTGCTGCCCGTGTGCTGATGGATGTGTACCATTTGCATAAAGGAGGCTCAGGAATGGATAGCGTGAAAGATGTGGGAAAGCCGCTCATCGAGATTTTTCACGTGAACGATTACCCTGCCACACCTCCCCGCGAAACCATTACGGATGCCGACCGGGTTTATGCCGGCGACGGAATAGCCCCGCTGAAAGGTTTGCTGAAAACATTAAAAAACCCTGAAAAGCCCGTTATTCTTTCTTTTGAAGTTTTTAATAAAGAATATTACGCCCAGGATCCCCTGCTGATTGCAAAAACCGGTCTGGCAAAAATGAAAAAAGTAGCGGAAGGTGTATGA
- a CDS encoding GNAT family N-acetyltransferase: MNEVKFKLDQRKRGGFFIEEGDKQIGEMVIGLSDHTLTVYHTEVAPEMEGKGLAKKMFDEMVRYARENGLVVVPLCEYVHAQLRRHPEEYADVWSR, encoded by the coding sequence ATGAACGAAGTAAAATTCAAGCTCGACCAAAGAAAAAGAGGCGGGTTCTTTATCGAAGAAGGGGATAAGCAGATCGGTGAGATGGTGATTGGGCTCAGCGATCATACGCTGACCGTTTACCACACCGAGGTAGCTCCCGAAATGGAAGGTAAAGGTCTGGCCAAAAAGATGTTCGACGAAATGGTACGCTATGCCCGTGAAAACGGGTTGGTTGTAGTGCCGCTGTGTGAATACGTGCACGCACAGCTCAGGCGCCATCCTGAAGAGTATGCCGATGTTTGGAGCCGTTAG
- a CDS encoding M56 family metallopeptidase — translation MHFNIIHASFLSEPARAMCLAFMHSLWQGLIAAVLAGGFLMLTRKSRPAFRYNVLAFLLGMLLITNVATCLLLLSPQNASEMTGTAFISRSEIWQTGMAATGGSGSYPELFLQHITRFCGEHAFTIVAVWLVVFLWKSMRAAAGLWHLSTIRSRGIQVPSADWLDVFADLTRKLGMHGRISLFESGQVHVPMVIGYMKPVVLVPLGMLAGMPAAQVEAILLHELAHIRRRDYLVNLVQVFCENIYFFNPAVLWLSALIRQEREHCCDEMAIEVSGNRGSFVHALVSFQEYKSTGLAAEVAFFKKKNHLLHRIKRIINHNNKSLDAMEKVFVSASLIAAVALSAAISPQPVKSTRSSAVSDHQRIYSLETVPVSSVSNVPADTLPKTKKDAAVTKIHSADVYTPSEGVATYNVHMDGKQYDIVRKNGKIISLDVDGREIPASEYEKYSDVLARIEKNVKEAHEQAEKERTEAEHRREEAGEQRREADNQRLEAAKSRAEADERKQEATIMRVQAEQVRLNAEQMRKQADVMREQAGQMRQEAEKMRVEAEKSREQAAEMRKEAEKTREEFEKKQAALIEDLLKNGIIKDTKQLSYLLSEEEFVVNGASQPEEIRKRFSSKYLSNPTGEMVYNYKGRTGYTSRGTVRTR, via the coding sequence ATGCATTTCAACATCATTCATGCTTCTTTTTTGAGTGAGCCGGCCAGAGCCATGTGCCTTGCGTTTATGCATTCGTTGTGGCAGGGGCTGATCGCGGCGGTACTGGCAGGCGGATTTCTGATGCTGACCAGGAAAAGCCGTCCGGCATTCCGGTATAACGTACTTGCCTTCCTGCTCGGAATGCTGCTGATTACCAATGTGGCCACATGCCTGCTGCTGCTGTCCCCCCAAAATGCATCAGAAATGACGGGTACTGCTTTCATTTCCAGGAGTGAGATTTGGCAAACAGGTATGGCCGCGACAGGTGGATCAGGCAGTTATCCGGAGTTGTTTCTGCAGCATATTACCAGGTTCTGCGGCGAGCATGCTTTTACCATCGTGGCGGTCTGGCTGGTTGTATTTTTGTGGAAAAGCATGCGTGCTGCTGCGGGTTTGTGGCATCTGTCAACAATCCGGAGCAGGGGAATACAGGTACCTTCCGCTGACTGGCTGGATGTTTTTGCAGATCTTACCCGAAAACTGGGCATGCATGGTCGTATTTCGCTTTTTGAGTCGGGGCAGGTGCATGTGCCTATGGTAATTGGATATATGAAGCCGGTGGTGCTGGTGCCGCTTGGCATGCTGGCCGGGATGCCTGCTGCACAGGTAGAGGCCATTTTGCTGCACGAACTGGCGCACATCCGCCGCCGTGACTACCTCGTGAACCTCGTCCAGGTGTTTTGTGAAAACATCTATTTCTTCAATCCGGCTGTCTTGTGGTTATCCGCCCTGATCAGGCAGGAGCGGGAGCATTGCTGCGACGAAATGGCGATCGAGGTAAGCGGAAACCGGGGCTCGTTTGTTCACGCGCTTGTTTCGTTCCAGGAATATAAATCAACCGGCCTTGCAGCAGAAGTTGCTTTTTTCAAGAAAAAGAACCATTTGCTTCACCGGATCAAACGCATTATCAATCACAACAATAAATCTCTTGATGCCATGGAAAAAGTGTTTGTTTCAGCCAGCCTGATTGCAGCCGTTGCGCTTTCAGCTGCTATTTCACCCCAGCCTGTAAAAAGTACGCGTTCTTCCGCAGTATCCGACCACCAGCGTATTTACTCGCTGGAAACGGTTCCCGTATCCTCTGTGAGCAATGTGCCGGCCGATACCTTGCCCAAGACAAAAAAGGACGCTGCTGTCACGAAAATACATTCGGCAGACGTATATACCCCATCGGAGGGCGTGGCTACGTACAATGTGCACATGGACGGCAAGCAGTATGACATTGTCAGGAAAAACGGGAAGATCATCTCGCTGGATGTTGACGGCAGGGAAATTCCTGCCAGTGAGTACGAGAAGTACAGCGATGTGCTGGCAAGAATTGAAAAGAATGTGAAGGAAGCCCACGAGCAGGCTGAAAAGGAACGTACGGAAGCTGAGCACCGGCGTGAAGAAGCGGGAGAACAACGCAGAGAAGCTGACAATCAGCGGCTGGAAGCGGCGAAAAGCCGTGCTGAGGCGGATGAGCGCAAACAGGAAGCTACGATCATGCGCGTACAGGCCGAACAAGTCCGGTTGAATGCCGAGCAGATGAGAAAGCAGGCTGACGTAATGCGTGAGCAGGCCGGACAAATGCGGCAGGAAGCAGAGAAGATGCGGGTGGAAGCAGAAAAAAGCAGGGAGCAGGCTGCCGAAATGCGGAAAGAGGCCGAAAAAACGCGGGAAGAATTTGAGAAAAAGCAGGCTGCACTGATTGAGGATCTGCTGAAAAACGGCATAATTAAAGATACAAAACAATTGTCCTACCTACTGTCCGAGGAGGAGTTCGTGGTCAATGGAGCCAGCCAGCCCGAGGAAATCAGGAAAAGATTCAGCTCGAAGTACCTATCGAACCCGACCGGAGAGATGGTGTACAACTACAAAGGAAGGACGGGTTATACGTCCAGGGGTACGGTACGAACCAGGTAG
- a CDS encoding redoxin domain-containing protein codes for MHLIRKICLALIIILHGYGSQAADQPETLKIGAAAPDFNLQGVDGKRYSLKTFAAADILAIVFTCNHCPTAQAYENRIKGLVNDYKAKKVAVVAISSNDPKAIRLDELGYTDLSDTYEEMKIRARDMAYNFPYLYDGDDQKTALAYGPVATPHIFIFDKNRKLQYTGRIDDVEKPSGTPKNLDAKNAIDALLAGQPVPAPATKTFGCSMKWASKEQGAQKEQAGWAKEVVTLEKINEEGLKELIQNKSDKLRLINVWATWCGPCVTEFPDFMEMQHMYRGRDFEFVSISADNPDKEAKALKFLQSKFASGKNYIFTSEDKYKLIEAVDPKWQGALPYTILVEPGGKIVYAKQGPIDPAGMKKMIVENKFVGRYY; via the coding sequence ATGCACCTTATTCGCAAAATATGCCTGGCACTTATCATTATTCTGCATGGCTACGGCAGTCAGGCTGCCGACCAGCCCGAAACGCTCAAAATTGGTGCGGCTGCGCCCGACTTTAATCTACAAGGGGTCGATGGAAAGCGGTATTCATTGAAAACTTTTGCAGCTGCGGATATCCTGGCGATTGTGTTTACATGCAACCACTGTCCGACTGCGCAGGCCTACGAAAACCGGATCAAAGGGCTGGTGAATGATTACAAGGCCAAAAAAGTCGCGGTAGTGGCTATTTCTTCCAATGACCCGAAGGCGATCAGGCTTGATGAGCTGGGCTATACCGACCTGAGCGACACTTATGAGGAAATGAAAATACGTGCCAGGGATATGGCCTATAACTTTCCGTACCTGTATGATGGGGACGATCAGAAAACGGCATTGGCTTACGGGCCGGTAGCTACACCCCATATTTTTATTTTTGATAAAAACAGAAAGCTGCAATATACCGGTCGCATTGATGATGTGGAAAAACCGAGTGGTACGCCCAAAAATCTGGACGCGAAAAATGCAATTGATGCATTGCTGGCCGGGCAGCCGGTTCCGGCACCTGCAACCAAAACCTTCGGCTGCTCTATGAAATGGGCTTCCAAGGAGCAGGGAGCGCAAAAAGAGCAGGCCGGCTGGGCCAAAGAAGTGGTTACCCTGGAAAAGATCAATGAAGAGGGTTTGAAGGAGCTGATCCAGAACAAATCGGACAAGCTCAGGCTGATCAATGTGTGGGCTACCTGGTGCGGTCCGTGCGTAACGGAGTTTCCGGATTTCATGGAAATGCAGCATATGTACCGCGGCCGCGATTTTGAATTTGTGAGCATCAGCGCCGACAATCCCGACAAGGAGGCAAAAGCCCTTAAATTTCTGCAGAGCAAGTTTGCGTCCGGCAAAAACTACATCTTTACGTCAGAGGATAAGTACAAGCTGATTGAAGCCGTAGATCCCAAATGGCAGGGTGCGCTGCCTTATACCATCCTGGTGGAGCCCGGCGGAAAGATCGTTTACGCCAAGCAGGGACCGATTGATCCTGCAGGAATGAAGAAAATGATTGTTGAAAATAAATTTGTGGGAAGATATTACTGA
- a CDS encoding VOC family protein, whose amino-acid sequence MEADDYKVPPLTRIGHIHLKVADLERSLDFYCGLLGFEVMARYGTQAAFIAAGGYHHHIGLNTWYSQDAPPAPAHGVGLFHTAILYPTRKDLAVIFNRLRLADYPLSGASDHGVSEALYLNDPDNNGVELYWDRPREQWNFMPDGTVEMYTRSLNLRSLLAELGAPS is encoded by the coding sequence ATGGAAGCCGATGATTACAAAGTGCCACCACTTACGCGTATCGGGCATATTCACCTTAAAGTAGCTGATCTTGAACGCTCGCTTGACTTTTACTGCGGCCTGCTGGGGTTTGAGGTGATGGCACGCTACGGAACACAAGCCGCTTTTATCGCGGCAGGAGGATACCACCACCATATCGGGCTCAATACCTGGTACAGCCAGGACGCCCCTCCTGCCCCTGCTCATGGCGTAGGGTTGTTCCATACCGCAATCCTTTATCCCACAAGAAAAGACCTGGCGGTAATATTTAACCGGTTACGCCTTGCAGATTATCCACTTTCAGGCGCAAGTGACCATGGAGTGTCGGAAGCATTGTACCTGAATGATCCCGACAACAATGGTGTGGAGCTCTACTGGGACCGGCCCCGCGAGCAATGGAATTTCATGCCTGACGGTACAGTCGAAATGTACACCCGAAGCCTGAACCTGAGAAGCCTGCTTGCGGAGCTTGGTGCACCATCCTGA
- a CDS encoding DinB family protein, with amino-acid sequence METSQQSSLMKELEDLITKGNAHVTFEDAVAGLPPAMRTMVPENLPYSIWQLVEHVRIAQKDILEFSSSEDYEALDWPDDYWTPAVENVSDSAWEQSLAEIRSDRNRFLELVKNEKHDLYAAIPWGNGQNLLREAMLIADHNAYHTAEIVVIRRLLKCWK; translated from the coding sequence ATGGAAACCAGCCAGCAAAGCAGTCTGATGAAGGAACTCGAAGATCTGATCACCAAGGGTAATGCACATGTCACATTTGAAGACGCGGTTGCGGGACTTCCGCCGGCCATGAGGACCATGGTGCCCGAAAATCTGCCTTACAGCATCTGGCAGCTCGTAGAGCATGTGCGTATTGCACAAAAGGACATCCTTGAATTTTCATCTTCGGAAGATTACGAAGCGCTCGACTGGCCGGACGATTACTGGACGCCGGCCGTAGAAAACGTCAGCGATTCAGCATGGGAACAATCTCTGGCCGAAATACGCAGCGACCGCAACCGTTTTCTTGAACTTGTAAAAAATGAAAAGCACGACCTGTACGCTGCAATTCCCTGGGGAAACGGGCAAAACCTGCTGCGCGAAGCCATGCTGATTGCGGATCACAATGCTTACCATACCGCTGAAATCGTGGTCATCCGCAGGCTGCTCAAATGCTGGAAGTAA